A genomic stretch from Candidatus Latescibacter sp. includes:
- a CDS encoding DUF559 domain-containing protein → MLYKKYSPRYVIEIARKLRLEMTEAETLIWSHINNKQIDGFRFRNQHPIGRYIADFYCHDLKLIIEIDGGIHNECKEYDGNRDGYLQAGGYTILLFTNNQVTSEIDSVLETIRTKAREISISSPPPGD, encoded by the coding sequence ATGCTTTACAAGAAATACAGCCCTCGGTATGTTATTGAAATCGCGCGTAAACTCCGTCTTGAAATGACCGAGGCAGAAACGCTCATTTGGTCGCACATCAACAATAAGCAGATTGACGGTTTTCGTTTCAGAAACCAACATCCCATCGGAAGGTATATCGCAGACTTCTATTGCCATGATCTGAAACTGATTATCGAAATTGACGGAGGAATCCATAATGAGTGTAAAGAATATGACGGAAACCGGGATGGCTATCTTCAGGCGGGAGGGTATACAATCCTACTATTCACTAACAACCAGGTAACATCTGAAATCGATTCCGTTCTTGAGACGATTCGCACAAAAGCCCGCGAAATAAGTATTTCAAGTCCCCCTCCGGGGGATTAG
- a CDS encoding aldo/keto reductase, whose protein sequence is MHTKLFRGMKCRRVGNSGLWVSEIGLGTWKWGYPSYDGSRVDEHEGFKILDRALELGIFHWDTASSYNNKSGNSERLIGRYFKSRGNRVRDMVVLATKVTLPARAEHEMEREFTPNERGSNRKYILTAVDNCLRSLHTDRIDILYLHEPSLMPDGSWETPLAETWGAFEDVVNKGKAVYLAVSNMTAAQFDENAAALASVTKNPSRRLIAVQNWYNLAERRKVATEGEDRLEGYEEAFLNFAWKKKIGVIPFFPLASGLLSGRYRRGSLDKASGRIFDDGGNWKDLFLTDRNLELVENLAGIAERKDCSMAQLSIAWLLSHDIVPSVIAGVTRMEQLEDNAGAVNVSLTADDLAELDRISRE, encoded by the coding sequence ATGCACACCAAACTTTTTCGCGGAATGAAATGCCGGAGAGTCGGAAATTCCGGGCTCTGGGTATCGGAAATCGGTCTGGGAACCTGGAAATGGGGATACCCGTCGTACGACGGCTCACGGGTGGACGAGCATGAGGGGTTCAAAATCCTCGACCGCGCCCTCGAGCTGGGAATTTTCCACTGGGACACCGCAAGCTCTTACAACAACAAGTCAGGGAATTCGGAGCGCCTCATCGGACGGTACTTCAAAAGCCGGGGAAACCGGGTTCGCGATATGGTCGTTCTCGCCACGAAGGTGACCCTTCCCGCCCGCGCCGAGCACGAGATGGAGCGCGAGTTCACTCCGAACGAGCGCGGCTCCAACCGGAAATACATTCTCACTGCGGTTGACAACTGCCTCCGCAGTCTTCACACCGACCGGATCGACATCCTCTACCTGCACGAGCCCAGCCTCATGCCCGACGGTTCCTGGGAGACTCCGCTTGCCGAGACATGGGGAGCCTTCGAGGACGTCGTGAATAAGGGCAAGGCTGTCTACCTCGCCGTGTCGAATATGACCGCAGCCCAATTCGATGAAAACGCCGCCGCCCTCGCTTCGGTGACAAAAAACCCTTCCCGGCGCCTCATCGCCGTCCAGAACTGGTATAATCTGGCCGAGCGCCGTAAGGTGGCGACCGAGGGGGAAGACCGCCTTGAAGGGTATGAAGAGGCTTTTCTGAACTTCGCCTGGAAGAAAAAAATCGGAGTTATTCCGTTTTTCCCCCTGGCCAGCGGCCTTCTCAGCGGAAGATACCGCCGGGGCAGCCTTGATAAAGCCTCCGGGCGTATTTTCGATGACGGCGGCAACTGGAAAGACCTCTTCCTGACCGATAGAAATCTGGAACTGGTAGAGAACCTGGCCGGGATCGCGGAAAGGAAGGACTGCTCGATGGCGCAGCTCTCCATCGCCTGGCTCCTTTCCCACGATATCGTTCCTTCGGTGATCGCCGGAGTGACCAGAATGGAACAGCTTGAGGACAACGCCGGGGCAGTGAATGTGTCCCTTACCGCAGACGATCTTGCAGAGCTGGACCGGATCAGCCGGGAATAG
- a CDS encoding TolC family protein, producing MGFHTTTRSGSFVVKAVLAGLCFSQLFISGVYAQTVLTLQDAINIALEKSYSMKQLRLQLTQAEQNLISARNSFRTNVRMALDSPIWSEQVSAVQVANALPVYNSTGSLQYHGGLTIRQPLPTDGTVTFTSNLTQSNVSTYLTQTQNTLKRADFISSFRLQLNQPLFTLNRIQLNLKNAQLGYELTFRQRTRQQLDVIYNVTSSFYDFYRNIRTAEISKETFDQQQKAYDTSKQKFEAGLIPEVEALQMEVDLAEANDNLLSNQAALTRQIESFKQLIGVDPKEDITVKADLTINHFDIDLNKAITEGLKNRSEVREGEISIEQGKMNIRDIASNNQINGVVSAFYDFSGVSDSSLPFSTGPGDLFNSSWDDMQRRPRNRGVTFTLNVPIWDWGVNEARVTSAQAQLQNTQLRLEDTKKTIERGIKDSVSRVRDAESRIQILQKRQEIAQKSYDISLERFNIGEIKADDLAQDRNRLNSAKMAYLGAYISYQLAAADLKRNTLFDFETGKPVQ from the coding sequence ATGGGGTTTCATACAACCACGCGTAGCGGGTCTTTCGTGGTCAAGGCAGTATTAGCGGGATTGTGTTTTTCCCAGTTGTTTATTTCGGGTGTTTATGCGCAAACAGTACTTACCTTGCAGGATGCCATAAATATTGCCCTGGAAAAAAGCTACAGCATGAAACAACTCCGCCTGCAACTGACTCAGGCCGAACAGAATCTCATTTCCGCCCGTAATAGTTTCCGTACGAATGTCAGGATGGCGTTAGATTCGCCGATCTGGTCGGAACAGGTTTCGGCAGTGCAGGTAGCGAACGCTCTTCCTGTGTATAACAGCACAGGCTCCTTGCAGTATCATGGGGGATTGACCATCCGGCAGCCGCTCCCCACCGACGGAACGGTAACATTCACCTCGAACTTAACCCAGTCAAACGTATCAACTTATCTGACACAGACACAGAATACTTTGAAACGAGCGGATTTTATATCCTCATTCCGTCTGCAGCTCAATCAGCCGCTCTTTACACTGAACCGCATACAGTTAAACTTGAAAAACGCCCAGCTCGGCTACGAGTTGACCTTCCGCCAGAGAACCCGTCAGCAGTTGGATGTTATCTATAATGTTACCTCGTCTTTTTACGATTTCTACCGTAACATCCGCACGGCTGAAATTTCCAAGGAAACTTTTGACCAGCAGCAGAAAGCCTACGATACCTCCAAGCAGAAATTCGAAGCCGGGCTTATTCCTGAAGTGGAGGCGCTCCAGATGGAGGTTGACCTGGCTGAAGCGAATGACAATCTTCTCTCCAACCAGGCGGCTCTGACGCGTCAAATAGAGAGCTTTAAACAACTCATCGGCGTTGATCCCAAAGAAGATATAACAGTAAAAGCAGATTTAACCATTAATCATTTTGATATAGACCTGAATAAGGCAATTACCGAGGGTCTTAAAAACCGCTCGGAAGTTCGTGAAGGGGAGATTTCCATCGAACAGGGAAAGATGAACATCCGCGACATCGCTTCGAACAATCAGATAAACGGAGTGGTTTCAGCATTCTATGATTTCAGTGGTGTAAGCGACTCTTCGCTGCCTTTTTCTACAGGTCCGGGAGACCTTTTCAATTCAAGCTGGGATGACATGCAGCGTCGTCCCCGGAACCGTGGAGTGACATTTACCCTGAACGTTCCTATCTGGGACTGGGGAGTAAATGAGGCCCGGGTGACGAGCGCGCAAGCTCAGCTCCAGAACACCCAACTCCGTCTTGAAGACACAAAGAAGACGATCGAACGAGGAATAAAGGATTCGGTAAGCCGGGTCAGGGATGCCGAGAGCCGTATCCAGATTCTTCAGAAAAGACAGGAAATAGCCCAGAAAAGCTATGATATCTCACTCGAGCGCTTCAACATCGGAGAAATCAAAGCGGATGATCTGGCCCAGGACCGCAACCGTCTTAACAGCGCCAAAATGGCCTATTTGGGCGCCTACATCTCCTACCAGCTTGCAGCGGCCGACCTCAAGCGCAACACCCTCTTCGATTTTGAAACCGGCAAGCCTGTTCAATAG
- a CDS encoding ABC transporter permease: protein MNYRESLVIGLEGIRSHMLRSLLTMLGIIFGVGAVIAMLSIGEGAKREALEQIQLMGMHNIIVQDIPVTDAQSGVGRSSLSSGLFWADARAVQELNPLIEMTIPERELTLEVRYKTELVKTTVVGTTPEYGTVMNYTSRDGTFFNYQDVEESRRVCTLGSGIKRDLFYFRDPVGQKVKIGDQWYTVIGTMEDKVISNSGNKTSFVVRDMNKYVYVPLTSMLKRYPKQQFESEITRFTARVNDPNRIQEAANIARNTMLRRHNQIKDFEITIPEALLRQSQQTQRIFNIVMGAIAGISLLVGGIGIMNIMLATVLERTREIGIRRAVGATQRDILGQFLLEAVVLSFTGGLIGIILGFGMTKVIAVYAHWRTIVSVQSIFLAFWVSVAVGVIFGYYPARRAALKEPIEALRYE, encoded by the coding sequence ATGAATTACAGGGAAAGTTTAGTCATAGGGCTGGAGGGAATCCGCAGTCATATGCTGCGGTCGCTCCTGACCATGCTTGGCATCATTTTCGGGGTGGGTGCGGTGATCGCCATGCTGTCCATCGGAGAAGGCGCGAAACGTGAGGCGCTCGAACAGATACAGTTGATGGGAATGCACAATATCATTGTCCAGGACATACCGGTGACCGATGCGCAGTCGGGGGTGGGGCGTTCGAGCCTTTCCAGCGGTCTCTTCTGGGCGGATGCCCGCGCTGTTCAAGAGCTTAATCCGCTTATCGAGATGACCATTCCCGAACGGGAGCTGACGTTGGAAGTGCGCTACAAGACAGAGCTTGTAAAAACCACGGTTGTCGGCACCACTCCGGAGTATGGCACCGTGATGAACTATACTTCCCGCGACGGGACTTTTTTCAACTATCAGGATGTGGAAGAATCCCGCCGCGTCTGTACCCTTGGAAGCGGGATAAAGCGCGACCTGTTCTATTTCCGGGATCCGGTGGGCCAGAAGGTGAAGATCGGAGACCAGTGGTACACGGTGATCGGCACCATGGAGGACAAGGTGATTTCCAACTCCGGGAACAAAACCAGTTTCGTGGTGCGCGACATGAATAAATACGTGTATGTTCCCCTAACCTCCATGCTGAAACGGTATCCGAAGCAGCAGTTCGAGAGTGAGATTACCAGATTCACCGCCCGGGTGAATGATCCGAACCGTATCCAGGAAGCGGCGAACATAGCGCGGAATACCATGCTCCGCCGTCATAACCAGATCAAGGACTTCGAGATAACCATCCCTGAGGCGCTCCTCCGTCAGAGCCAGCAGACTCAGCGTATCTTCAACATCGTCATGGGCGCGATAGCGGGAATATCGCTTCTGGTCGGCGGGATCGGGATTATGAACATCATGCTTGCCACTGTGCTGGAAAGAACCCGTGAGATAGGAATCCGCCGCGCGGTCGGCGCCACCCAGCGCGACATTCTGGGGCAGTTCCTCCTCGAGGCGGTGGTTCTGAGTTTCACCGGCGGTCTAATCGGGATTATCCTCGGTTTTGGCATGACCAAAGTCATTGCCGTATACGCTCACTGGAGAACTATCGTCTCTGTCCAGTCCATCTTCCTTGCTTTCTGGGTATCAGTGGCGGTGGGAGTGATTTTCGGATACTATCCGGCAAGGCGGGCTGCGCTCAAGGAGCCGATTGAAGCGTTACGATATGAATAA
- a CDS encoding efflux RND transporter periplasmic adaptor subunit, giving the protein MKFPDFQRLPKRYITIGIIALVFLAGAGIYIKIAKSDPKIATYKAQRGDFFININQSGELDATRLVTVTVPVRMYGGVRVIDIVPDGTMVKEGDFLIQFDTTDALRNVTDRQNELAQAEADQASSNASMASTMKQLENSYQVQQYTFEQDKLSYELAKYEAEARRREMELTFKKSELSLAQAKQRIESQKIIDKATVARAELRVTQQKMRLEQAQKGLSELTMRSPKAGLVVLREIYGGQGRAKVKVGDTPSPGQELIAIPDLSEMKVKTKVNEVDISRVSKNQTATITLDALHGPAFIGKVTNVATLAHREGDSEVKVFDVEVTIDGSDPRLKPGMTAQCNIVTGKVPNVISIPLEAVFGKEDTTVVYVKRHGFERRAVKLGSKNSDYVIVENGLEPGLEVALRDPTVRLEDLGKEPPKVTNNTKSGGASGQGGRDGGGGGGGGGGARPQGGGGGGGSGGGGGGGGRGR; this is encoded by the coding sequence ATGAAATTTCCTGATTTTCAAAGACTCCCAAAGCGGTATATCACCATAGGCATAATCGCTCTCGTTTTTCTTGCCGGAGCCGGCATTTATATCAAGATTGCCAAGAGCGATCCCAAGATTGCAACGTACAAAGCACAGCGCGGGGATTTCTTCATTAACATCAACCAGAGCGGAGAGCTCGATGCGACACGATTGGTCACGGTCACAGTTCCGGTGCGTATGTACGGGGGTGTCCGGGTTATCGATATAGTTCCGGACGGCACCATGGTAAAAGAAGGGGATTTCCTCATCCAGTTCGATACTACAGACGCTCTGCGGAATGTCACCGACCGTCAGAACGAGCTTGCCCAGGCGGAGGCCGACCAGGCCAGCAGCAATGCGAGCATGGCATCCACCATGAAACAGTTGGAAAACTCATACCAGGTCCAGCAATATACATTTGAGCAGGACAAATTGAGCTATGAGTTGGCCAAATACGAAGCAGAAGCACGCCGCCGTGAAATGGAGCTGACATTCAAGAAGTCCGAGCTTTCTCTGGCCCAGGCCAAGCAAAGGATAGAGTCCCAGAAAATCATTGACAAAGCAACAGTCGCCCGCGCCGAGCTGCGGGTCACCCAGCAAAAGATGCGTCTGGAACAAGCGCAGAAAGGTCTAAGCGAGCTGACCATGCGTTCCCCTAAAGCAGGACTGGTAGTATTGCGGGAAATATATGGGGGCCAGGGCAGGGCGAAGGTGAAGGTAGGGGATACTCCCTCTCCGGGACAGGAATTGATCGCCATACCCGATCTTTCGGAGATGAAAGTAAAAACCAAGGTGAACGAGGTGGATATCAGCAGAGTATCCAAAAATCAGACAGCCACAATAACGCTCGATGCATTGCATGGTCCGGCATTTATCGGCAAGGTTACCAATGTGGCCACCCTGGCGCACCGTGAAGGAGATTCGGAAGTAAAGGTATTCGATGTCGAGGTGACCATCGATGGTTCGGACCCGAGGCTGAAGCCGGGAATGACCGCTCAATGCAATATCGTTACGGGCAAAGTACCCAACGTCATCTCTATACCGTTAGAGGCGGTGTTCGGAAAAGAGGACACGACGGTCGTTTACGTGAAAAGGCACGGTTTTGAGCGGAGAGCTGTCAAGCTGGGGTCAAAAAACAGCGACTATGTGATAGTAGAAAATGGCCTGGAACCGGGATTGGAAGTGGCGCTCCGTGATCCCACCGTTCGTCTGGAAGATCTGGGCAAAGAACCTCCTAAAGTGACCAATAATACAAAGAGCGGCGGCGCGTCCGGTCAGGGCGGCAGGGACGGCGGAGGTGGTGGAGGCGGTGGAGGCGGCGCCCGGCCCCAGGGCGGCGGTGGCGGTGGTGGCAGCGGTGGCGGTGGTGGAGGCGGCGGTAGAGGCAGATAA
- a CDS encoding efflux RND transporter periplasmic adaptor subunit has translation MRLKLPGFTFFFKDKRVWIAAAVVGFLFMCAFYSLSNPPQQDQKRWAVAKRGSLSVDLVESGEIRAIISFDVKVPMIWGDLQIVKMVDDGTIVKAGDFVAQIDPTPMVTRLKEVYESLETAQLELKALDADQETRAFQLETDLKSSELSKELADLKKGMLKFESSLIQNQAELGYQKQMLVLDEVQTRMKNQKIIDVASRSRVLMNVQQSQEWKDRIEQRIKELTLTAPIGGMVVYTEVGGRGVPRRKIQVGDKPWPSQILASIPDPSKMETVIRVNEVDATKILVGDKVEITLDAFEKTVFHGDVTRVSKLADKKNWRAQIKDFEVGIKIKETDSSLKPGMTTQARIVLDEFPNVLYIPVGTVYEDKGKPVVFKKKNPKKPVQVELGKRNDRFVVVRQGLQTGDEISWLPSAPEFQPLGRAAEIERRAQEMAKLKANPDSSFTPAASRFSGNR, from the coding sequence ATGCGACTGAAACTACCCGGATTCACCTTTTTTTTCAAGGATAAACGTGTATGGATCGCGGCTGCTGTAGTCGGATTCCTGTTCATGTGCGCTTTTTATTCCCTCTCCAATCCCCCTCAGCAGGATCAGAAAAGATGGGCTGTGGCCAAGAGAGGCTCATTAAGCGTGGACCTTGTCGAGAGCGGGGAGATCCGGGCAATCATTTCATTTGATGTAAAAGTTCCGATGATCTGGGGGGATCTCCAGATCGTAAAGATGGTTGATGACGGGACCATCGTGAAGGCGGGCGATTTTGTCGCCCAGATCGATCCCACTCCGATGGTGACTCGTTTGAAAGAGGTCTACGAAAGCCTTGAAACAGCCCAATTGGAATTGAAAGCCCTGGACGCTGATCAGGAAACCCGCGCTTTCCAGTTGGAAACAGACCTGAAAAGCTCTGAGCTTTCCAAGGAGCTTGCGGATTTAAAAAAAGGGATGTTGAAATTCGAGTCCTCGTTAATACAGAACCAGGCGGAATTGGGGTACCAGAAACAGATGCTCGTGCTCGATGAGGTTCAGACCCGGATGAAAAACCAGAAAATCATCGACGTCGCCTCACGCAGCCGTGTGCTTATGAATGTACAGCAAAGCCAGGAGTGGAAGGATCGCATTGAACAACGCATCAAGGAATTGACCCTGACCGCCCCCATTGGCGGCATGGTAGTCTATACTGAGGTAGGCGGGCGGGGTGTACCGCGCCGTAAGATTCAGGTGGGTGACAAGCCCTGGCCCAGCCAGATACTTGCAAGCATCCCCGATCCGAGCAAGATGGAAACGGTCATCCGCGTGAACGAGGTAGATGCAACCAAAATTCTTGTGGGAGATAAGGTGGAGATAACTCTGGATGCGTTTGAAAAGACTGTATTTCACGGTGATGTGACGCGCGTTTCAAAGCTGGCGGATAAAAAAAACTGGAGAGCCCAGATCAAGGATTTTGAGGTGGGAATAAAAATCAAGGAAACAGATAGCAGCCTCAAACCGGGGATGACTACACAGGCGAGAATTGTTCTCGATGAATTTCCCAATGTTCTGTATATCCCGGTGGGTACTGTATACGAAGATAAAGGCAAACCGGTTGTCTTTAAAAAAAAGAACCCGAAAAAGCCGGTGCAGGTGGAGCTGGGAAAGCGGAACGATCGATTTGTCGTAGTGAGGCAGGGATTACAGACAGGAGATGAAATTTCCTGGCTGCCTTCCGCCCCCGAGTTTCAACCGCTGGGAAGAGCGGCAGAGATAGAGCGGCGGGCGCAGGAAATGGCCAAACTCAAAGCAAATCCGGACAGTTCATTTACTCCGGCTGCCAGCAGATTTTCGGGGAATAGATAA